In Ruania zhangjianzhongii, the following proteins share a genomic window:
- a CDS encoding response regulator, which translates to MTRVVLVDDQTLVRHGIRSLLEIANVEVVGEADDGRAGLDVIAQCAPDVILLDLRMPGYDGLWTLQQLRDLGIDTPVLVLTTFDDDTLVLEALRAGARGYLLKDVTVEQLTHAVQSLADGGTFVAPSITDRMLRAIRSGASPEAEGLPPVQPLTAREVEVLRLLAEGYSNREIAGVLFLAEGTVKNHVSTILDKFSARDRTNAVLRALHAGILR; encoded by the coding sequence ATGACCCGGGTGGTGCTGGTGGACGACCAGACCCTGGTGCGGCACGGGATCCGCAGCCTGCTGGAGATCGCGAACGTCGAGGTGGTCGGCGAGGCCGACGACGGACGAGCCGGCCTGGACGTGATCGCGCAGTGCGCTCCGGACGTGATCCTGCTCGACCTGCGCATGCCCGGCTACGACGGGCTCTGGACGCTGCAGCAGCTACGTGATCTCGGGATCGACACCCCGGTGCTGGTGCTGACCACGTTCGACGACGACACGCTGGTGCTCGAGGCCCTGCGCGCCGGGGCGCGCGGTTACCTGCTCAAGGACGTCACGGTCGAACAGCTGACCCATGCGGTGCAGTCCCTGGCCGACGGCGGCACGTTCGTCGCGCCGTCGATCACCGATCGCATGCTCCGGGCGATCCGGTCCGGAGCATCCCCGGAAGCCGAAGGGCTGCCACCGGTGCAGCCGCTCACCGCCCGCGAGGTGGAGGTGCTCCGGTTGCTCGCCGAGGGCTACAGCAACCGGGAGATCGCCGGCGTGCTGTTCCTGGCCGAGGGCACGGTGAAGAACCACGTCTCCACGATCCTGGACAAGTTCTCCGCCCGCGATCGAACCAATGCGGTACTCCGGGCGTTGCACGCCGGCATCCTGCGCTAG
- a CDS encoding sensor histidine kinase translates to MRRFGSNEWAGLFMLVAAIAVGTPVLVGMVPPDIPRAGWSTLFALFLGVLLVAVVAERPQVRYTAFAVTVLISWSVVLTAMAMDMLWILLVLVAAVSASVVPVPVGLVVIAANTGVIIWIKTARGDGPSESVVVVAFYLVIQLASLLSSHAFIREQHTRRELTAAHVELRAASALLSESARTTERLRISRELHDLIGHQLTVLTLELEAARHRDGDQARNHVDRANQVARDLLRDVRETVGELRAAPSHLPAALREVVGDLPGLQATVEIDDDLRLDEERTAAFVRAAQEIATNTIRHSEARRLHIEVRADGTGTVLTAVDDGYGHPDPAPGHGLAGLAERFEALGGAITFDGSAGFRVTAQVPS, encoded by the coding sequence ATGCGGCGGTTCGGCTCCAACGAGTGGGCGGGGCTGTTCATGCTCGTCGCAGCCATTGCGGTGGGCACACCAGTGTTGGTGGGGATGGTGCCGCCGGACATCCCACGCGCCGGCTGGTCCACCCTCTTCGCCCTCTTCCTCGGCGTGCTCCTGGTGGCTGTGGTGGCAGAGCGGCCTCAGGTCCGGTACACCGCTTTCGCCGTCACTGTGCTGATCTCCTGGTCGGTGGTGCTCACCGCGATGGCGATGGACATGCTCTGGATCCTGCTGGTGCTGGTCGCCGCGGTGAGCGCGTCCGTCGTGCCAGTGCCGGTGGGTCTGGTGGTGATCGCGGCGAACACCGGGGTGATCATCTGGATCAAGACCGCCCGTGGAGACGGCCCGTCCGAGTCGGTCGTGGTGGTCGCCTTCTACCTGGTGATCCAGCTCGCCTCACTGCTGAGCTCGCACGCCTTCATCCGCGAGCAGCACACCCGCCGTGAGCTCACCGCCGCGCACGTGGAGCTGCGGGCGGCGAGTGCTCTGCTCTCCGAGTCGGCCAGGACCACAGAGCGGCTGCGGATCTCCCGGGAGCTGCACGACCTGATCGGGCACCAGCTCACGGTGCTCACGCTGGAGCTGGAGGCGGCGCGGCACCGTGACGGTGACCAGGCCCGGAACCACGTGGACCGGGCCAACCAGGTGGCCCGCGACCTGCTCCGTGACGTGCGGGAGACCGTGGGTGAGCTCCGCGCTGCGCCGTCCCACCTGCCGGCCGCTCTGCGTGAGGTGGTCGGCGACCTCCCCGGGCTGCAGGCCACTGTCGAGATCGATGACGATCTCCGCCTGGACGAGGAGCGGACCGCCGCGTTCGTCCGTGCGGCTCAGGAGATCGCCACGAACACCATCCGGCACTCCGAGGCCCGGCGCCTGCACATCGAGGTGCGCGCCGATGGGACAGGCACGGTACTGACTGCTGTCGACGACGGGTACGGTCACCCCGATCCGGCACCCGGGCACGGCCTGGCCGGGCTCGCCGAACGGTTCGAGGCCCTCGGCGGCGCGATCACCTTCGACGGAAGCGCGGGCTTCCGGGTGACCGCCCAGGTACCGAGCTGA
- a CDS encoding ABC transporter ATP-binding protein — translation MTTNSTAIEATGLQKRYRDVVAVADVSLTIGAGEVFGVLGANGAGKTTTMEMIAGLRAPDQGLIRVLGLDPQRDRAKLRQVLGVQLQEAYLHGALTVSELIGLYRSFYPRPRPAAELMELVGLTEQKRTRFERLSGGQQQRLSIALALAGRPRVVILDELSTGLDPRARRQIWRTVEQLRDDGVTVLLVSHAMEEIERLCDRIALLDGGRVIALDTPAAVVARSGAPTLDDAFVALTGKELEVSE, via the coding sequence ATGACCACGAACAGCACTGCCATCGAGGCGACCGGCCTGCAGAAGAGGTACCGCGACGTCGTCGCCGTGGCCGACGTCAGCCTGACCATCGGCGCCGGCGAGGTGTTCGGTGTACTCGGCGCGAACGGCGCCGGGAAGACCACCACGATGGAGATGATCGCCGGTCTGCGTGCACCCGACCAAGGACTCATCCGCGTTCTCGGTCTGGATCCGCAGCGGGACCGCGCCAAGCTCCGGCAGGTGCTCGGGGTCCAGCTACAGGAGGCCTACCTGCACGGCGCCCTCACCGTCAGCGAGCTGATCGGGCTGTATCGCAGCTTCTACCCGCGGCCACGGCCGGCAGCGGAGCTGATGGAGCTGGTCGGGCTGACCGAGCAGAAGCGCACCCGGTTCGAGCGGCTCTCCGGTGGTCAGCAGCAACGGCTGTCCATCGCCCTCGCGCTGGCCGGCCGGCCACGGGTGGTGATCCTCGACGAGCTCAGCACCGGCCTGGATCCACGAGCGCGGCGGCAGATCTGGCGCACGGTGGAGCAACTGCGCGACGACGGTGTCACCGTGCTGCTGGTCAGCCATGCGATGGAGGAGATCGAGCGGCTCTGCGACCGGATCGCCCTGCTGGACGGCGGGCGTGTGATCGCCCTGGACACCCCCGCCGCAGTCGTCGCCCGGTCCGGGGCACCCACTCTGGACGACGCCTTCGTGGCGCTCACCGGAAAAGAGCTGGAGGTCAGCGAATGA
- a CDS encoding ABC transporter permease: MSIAIEAHRPGARSLMIMVAGEAKMVIRDTAGLVIPLALPLLIMLMSASAAGEEVVANGRTVLEVFVLPLALTMVVATIGIINMPSFLAYYRRSGILRRLAVTPASAVMVLTAQVIVSAAQTVIGVAIAMTVAMIGFGAQLPVHLGAALAVFALAAAAMYALGMVVAAIAPTPNSAVAIGLIGFFAIGALGGMFGGRDALPEPLARIGELLPFGASIDALGAAWVGATLPLEALISMAVTIAAGTTIAATLFRWG, encoded by the coding sequence ATGAGTATCGCCATCGAAGCCCACCGACCGGGTGCGCGGTCCCTGATGATCATGGTTGCCGGTGAGGCAAAGATGGTCATCCGGGACACCGCCGGTCTGGTCATCCCCCTCGCCCTCCCGCTGCTGATCATGCTGATGAGCGCCTCGGCCGCCGGCGAGGAGGTGGTGGCCAACGGACGAACGGTGCTGGAGGTCTTCGTTCTCCCGCTGGCTCTGACGATGGTGGTCGCCACGATCGGGATCATCAACATGCCCAGCTTCCTGGCCTACTACCGGCGGTCCGGGATCCTGCGCCGGCTGGCGGTCACCCCCGCGTCCGCGGTCATGGTGCTCACCGCCCAGGTGATCGTCAGCGCCGCGCAGACCGTGATCGGCGTGGCGATCGCCATGACGGTGGCGATGATCGGGTTCGGCGCACAGCTGCCGGTGCACCTGGGCGCGGCGCTGGCAGTGTTCGCGCTCGCCGCGGCGGCGATGTACGCCCTGGGCATGGTGGTGGCGGCGATCGCACCGACGCCGAACTCGGCGGTGGCGATCGGGCTGATCGGCTTCTTCGCGATCGGTGCGCTGGGTGGCATGTTCGGCGGGCGGGATGCACTGCCCGAACCGCTCGCGCGAATCGGTGAGCTGCTGCCCTTCGGCGCTTCGATCGACGCCCTCGGAGCAGCCTGGGTCGGCGCCACCCTTCCCCTGGAAGCGCTGATCAGCATGGCCGTGACCATTGCGGCTGGCACCACGATCGCCGCCACCCTGTTCCGCTGGGGCTGA
- a CDS encoding dihydrofolate reductase family protein: MNISIDARIESDPATPGGGDWLQITEELHREFNARARALALMVQGRKVYELMDPFWPNARDDASLPDYLREYGEIWTSKPKILVSRTRSSAEHNTRVIGGDDAIDQLAEVRARTDGAIGVGGATLASQLLRAQLLDELLLFVHPAWLGYGRPLFDPPQEPLDLELLEHQTFDGGAALHHYAVRGVAG, from the coding sequence ATGAACATCTCCATCGATGCCCGGATCGAGAGCGACCCGGCAACGCCGGGCGGCGGTGACTGGCTGCAGATCACCGAGGAGCTGCACCGGGAGTTCAACGCCCGAGCGCGTGCGCTGGCGCTGATGGTGCAGGGCCGCAAGGTGTATGAGCTGATGGACCCGTTCTGGCCAAATGCCCGGGACGACGCCTCGCTGCCCGACTACCTGCGGGAGTACGGCGAGATCTGGACCTCGAAACCGAAGATCCTCGTCTCCCGCACCCGCTCCAGTGCCGAGCACAACACCCGGGTGATCGGCGGCGATGACGCGATCGACCAGCTCGCCGAGGTCCGGGCCCGCACCGACGGCGCAATCGGCGTCGGGGGCGCCACCCTCGCCAGCCAGCTGCTGCGCGCCCAGCTGCTCGACGAGCTGCTGCTGTTCGTTCACCCGGCGTGGTTGGGGTACGGCCGACCGCTGTTCGACCCGCCGCAGGAGCCGCTCGATCTGGAACTGCTCGAGCACCAAACGTTCGACGGCGGAGCTGCCCTACACCACTATGCGGTCCGCGGCGTAGCGGGCTGA
- a CDS encoding PadR family transcriptional regulator, translating to MTATRLLILGAIRERGIAHGYQVRLDLESWSAGLWGSLKQGSIYHGLKRLHDQHLVREVTGVGEPAGPARTEYSLTASGEREFFTLLEASLRSADGGLAEAIAGIGFMTVLPRDRVLELLRERVAAYQLKRARVVDEYEQSLDEDWQHHVEAIRLWASTADSAIAWTQELIDRLDGGAYTMAGEGP from the coding sequence ATGACCGCGACCCGACTGCTCATCCTCGGCGCCATCCGAGAACGAGGGATCGCTCACGGGTACCAGGTCCGGCTCGATCTGGAGTCATGGAGCGCGGGTCTGTGGGGGAGTCTGAAACAGGGGTCGATCTATCACGGGCTGAAACGCCTGCACGATCAACATCTGGTCCGCGAAGTCACCGGCGTCGGAGAGCCGGCCGGACCGGCTCGCACCGAGTACTCCCTGACCGCTTCAGGCGAGCGGGAGTTCTTCACGCTGCTCGAGGCCTCGCTGCGTTCGGCCGATGGCGGCCTGGCCGAGGCTATCGCCGGAATCGGGTTCATGACGGTGCTGCCGCGCGACCGGGTGCTCGAGCTGCTGCGCGAGCGCGTGGCGGCCTACCAGCTGAAGCGAGCTCGGGTCGTCGATGAGTACGAGCAGAGTCTGGACGAGGACTGGCAGCATCACGTCGAGGCGATCCGACTCTGGGCGAGCACCGCCGACAGTGCCATCGCGTGGACCCAGGAGCTGATCGACCGACTCGACGGGGGCGCCTACACGATGGCCGGTGAGGGCCCGTGA
- a CDS encoding M56 family metallopeptidase has product MTALLLVLLLGFGLIVAGVGGPWLVRRAVPVLVRVPRLAAVALLATAGLWVLTLLALGPMLSWVNDGPALLTGPAGEVCQRCLDSANPFGSSAVSTIVPTVALLGIPVLGGALLVGAGVAEVRRRRRRTAGVAAQLLGEPATVLGHQVWRVPDQRPYAFALPARHGGIVVSDGCLGTLEEDELAAVLAHEQAHVQQRHHLVLALVGALVRALSWVPLLAAIRAALPHYLEIAADDAARRRAGTPALASALLRLGERAEPAAFTGAGPEVLHAAGPDRIRHLVCPPEAGGHGPAAVVAVLLTGLAVVNAAVHLPLLLAAWGGCL; this is encoded by the coding sequence GTGACAGCGCTGCTCCTGGTACTGCTACTCGGGTTTGGGCTGATCGTGGCGGGAGTAGGCGGACCGTGGCTGGTCCGCCGAGCAGTCCCCGTACTGGTTCGCGTGCCACGCCTGGCCGCCGTCGCACTGCTCGCGACGGCGGGGCTCTGGGTGCTCACGCTGCTGGCACTCGGTCCGATGCTCTCCTGGGTCAACGACGGTCCGGCGTTGCTCACCGGTCCGGCCGGCGAGGTCTGCCAGCGGTGCCTGGACTCGGCCAACCCGTTCGGCAGCTCCGCGGTGAGCACGATCGTGCCCACCGTCGCGCTGCTCGGCATCCCGGTGCTCGGCGGTGCGCTGCTGGTCGGTGCCGGGGTGGCGGAGGTGCGCCGCCGCCGACGGCGGACCGCGGGGGTGGCGGCGCAGCTCCTCGGCGAGCCTGCCACGGTGCTCGGTCACCAGGTGTGGCGAGTGCCGGACCAGCGCCCGTATGCCTTCGCGCTCCCGGCCCGGCACGGCGGGATCGTGGTCTCCGATGGGTGTCTGGGCACGCTGGAAGAGGACGAACTGGCCGCAGTGCTGGCCCACGAACAGGCGCATGTGCAGCAACGTCACCATCTCGTCCTCGCGCTCGTCGGCGCCCTGGTGCGCGCACTGTCCTGGGTGCCGCTGTTGGCGGCCATCCGGGCAGCGCTGCCGCACTACCTGGAGATTGCCGCCGACGATGCCGCTCGGCGCCGCGCCGGCACCCCGGCCTTGGCCAGTGCGCTGCTCCGGCTGGGGGAGCGGGCCGAACCGGCAGCGTTCACCGGAGCCGGTCCGGAGGTGCTGCACGCCGCCGGACCAGATCGCATCCGGCACCTGGTCTGCCCACCGGAAGCCGGCGGCCATGGTCCCGCGGCCGTTGTCGCCGTCTTGCTGACCGGTCTCGCCGTGGTGAACGCCGCCGTCCACCTGCCCCTGCTGCTGGCTGCCTGGGGTGGCTGCCTCTGA
- a CDS encoding BlaI/MecI/CopY family transcriptional regulator codes for MTGASEGSARPEPPRLGALEAQVMDALWDQPGQTVRQLIDGLGGTPAYTTIATVLSNLNRKELVTAERSSHSTRYRPALSRGEHTAAVMGYALDASKDRAASILHFVETMPAGDLDLLREYLDRQGEQT; via the coding sequence GTGACCGGCGCGTCCGAAGGCTCGGCTCGGCCAGAGCCGCCCCGCCTCGGCGCCCTGGAGGCTCAGGTGATGGACGCCTTGTGGGACCAGCCGGGCCAGACCGTGCGTCAGTTGATCGACGGGCTCGGCGGAACGCCGGCCTACACCACGATCGCCACCGTGCTCTCGAACCTGAATCGGAAGGAGCTGGTCACCGCTGAGCGGTCCAGCCACTCCACCCGGTACCGTCCCGCCCTCAGCCGCGGCGAGCACACGGCCGCGGTGATGGGCTATGCGCTGGATGCCAGCAAGGACCGGGCCGCCTCCATCCTGCACTTCGTAGAGACGATGCCTGCCGGTGACCTGGACCTGCTGCGCGAGTATCTCGACCGGCAGGGAGAGCAGACGTGA
- a CDS encoding DsbA family protein: MTTTPGRRSPLVPVLVSAVAIALIVLVLALRGGGDEPPAALEEEATTAGTGEGSGQEPTAVENPDEPDLTVIEQRDADDPLAAGPVDAPVGLVVFSDYQCPFCATWSRETLPVLMEHVEAGDLRIEWRDVNVFGEDSVRASQAAYAAAQQDEFWAYHDALFADGQTRPAGALTREALVDLAGELGLDVEEFSTDLDSAQTAEAVTVNAELGHGLGVYSTPAFVLAGEPILGAQPTEVFVTAYEQALAEAG; this comes from the coding sequence GTGACCACTACGCCCGGACGCCGATCGCCGCTCGTGCCGGTACTGGTCAGTGCGGTGGCGATCGCGTTGATCGTCCTGGTGTTGGCGCTGCGCGGCGGCGGCGACGAACCGCCCGCCGCACTCGAGGAGGAGGCGACCACCGCTGGCACGGGAGAGGGCAGCGGACAGGAACCGACCGCCGTCGAGAATCCGGACGAACCGGACCTGACCGTGATCGAGCAACGCGACGCGGATGACCCGCTCGCCGCGGGTCCGGTCGATGCGCCGGTGGGCCTGGTGGTCTTCTCCGACTACCAGTGCCCGTTCTGTGCCACCTGGAGTCGCGAGACGCTGCCGGTGCTGATGGAGCACGTGGAGGCCGGGGACCTACGGATCGAGTGGCGGGACGTGAACGTCTTCGGCGAGGACTCCGTCCGCGCTTCTCAGGCCGCCTACGCCGCGGCGCAGCAGGACGAGTTCTGGGCCTACCACGACGCTCTGTTCGCTGATGGCCAGACGCGGCCTGCCGGCGCCCTGACCCGGGAGGCCCTGGTGGACCTGGCCGGCGAGCTCGGCCTGGACGTTGAGGAGTTCAGCACAGACCTGGATTCGGCGCAGACCGCCGAGGCGGTGACGGTGAACGCTGAGCTGGGCCACGGACTCGGCGTGTACTCCACCCCGGCCTTCGTCCTGGCTGGGGAACCGATCCTCGGTGCTCAGCCGACCGAGGTGTTCGTGACCGCCTACGAGCAGGCCTTGGCGGAGGCGGGCTGA
- a CDS encoding FecCD family ABC transporter permease, giving the protein MPAGPELTALRPAPAPDGDRSTGSRRAAVLMAGLTAALLVSILVAIGLGSSLVPPADTARYLWAAVTGGTISADEVTRYQIIWQIRTPRVLLAATVGAGLATVGATIQALVRNALADPYILGVSSGASVGAVTVSLFGALSALGIYAVSVGAFIGAIGATVLVYTIAYGKTGASPLRLVLTGVALSFGFQAVMSVMIYFAPTGEATSTVLFWTMGSFGAATWGALPIAAGVVMAGTVVIRRFSRPLDVMSLGDETAASLGIDATRTRKSLFVITAVMTGAMVAVSGTIGFIGLVTPHITRMLIGATHARLLLITPLIGASLMVWVDLLARTLAAPRELPVGVLTAIIGVPVFIYLMRRKGYVFGGK; this is encoded by the coding sequence ATGCCGGCTGGCCCTGAGCTGACCGCACTGCGGCCTGCACCCGCGCCCGACGGCGACCGGTCCACTGGTTCCCGCCGCGCCGCCGTTCTCATGGCGGGTCTCACTGCTGCGCTGCTCGTCTCGATCCTTGTCGCGATCGGACTGGGATCGTCCCTGGTTCCTCCGGCCGATACCGCTCGCTACCTCTGGGCGGCGGTGACGGGTGGGACGATCTCCGCCGACGAGGTCACCCGCTACCAGATCATCTGGCAGATCCGGACGCCTCGGGTACTCCTGGCCGCAACCGTTGGCGCGGGGCTCGCGACGGTGGGCGCCACGATTCAGGCATTGGTGAGAAACGCTCTGGCCGACCCCTACATCCTCGGGGTCTCGTCGGGTGCGTCGGTCGGGGCCGTCACCGTGTCGCTGTTCGGAGCACTGTCGGCGCTCGGGATCTATGCGGTCTCCGTCGGCGCGTTCATCGGCGCGATCGGGGCGACCGTTCTGGTGTACACGATCGCCTATGGAAAGACCGGCGCTAGCCCGCTACGACTTGTCCTCACCGGCGTGGCGCTCTCGTTCGGGTTCCAAGCGGTGATGAGCGTGATGATCTACTTCGCCCCCACCGGTGAGGCCACAAGTACGGTGTTGTTCTGGACGATGGGCTCCTTCGGCGCCGCGACCTGGGGAGCTTTGCCGATTGCTGCTGGCGTCGTGATGGCGGGAACTGTCGTGATCCGCAGGTTCAGCCGACCACTCGACGTGATGTCTCTGGGCGACGAGACGGCAGCAAGTCTCGGGATCGATGCGACGCGGACCCGGAAGTCGCTCTTCGTGATCACCGCTGTGATGACCGGCGCGATGGTCGCCGTCAGTGGAACGATCGGATTCATCGGACTGGTCACGCCGCACATCACCCGCATGCTGATCGGCGCGACCCACGCACGGCTACTCCTGATCACCCCTCTCATCGGCGCGTCCTTGATGGTCTGGGTGGACCTGCTCGCCCGGACGCTCGCTGCCCCACGGGAACTACCCGTCGGGGTTCTCACCGCGATCATCGGTGTGCCCGTGTTCATCTACCTGATGCGTCGCAAAGGCTACGTCTTCGGGGGCAAGTGA
- a CDS encoding ABC transporter ATP-binding protein — MELHIDELTVTMDGRDLVQRLSLTALVGEVVGLVGPNGSGKSTALRCVYRALKPSSGVVRVGGDQIWQLPLRESAQRTAALTQESGADFDFTVAEVVALGRTPHTRGNEPLNEAGRQLCQRAMRQMDVLHLEHRGILELSGGEKQRVLIARALVQQPRVLVLDEPTNHLDLRHQIQILGYLRRCGLTVVVVLHDLNLAAAACDRIGVLADGQLIANGTPRDVLTETLIAQVFGVQVSIVNHPITDDPQLLFDLTAEPMQPTAEPVPTMRGTQ, encoded by the coding sequence ATGGAACTGCACATTGACGAGCTGACCGTCACCATGGATGGGCGCGACCTGGTCCAGCGGTTGAGCCTGACGGCACTCGTCGGCGAGGTCGTCGGCCTGGTCGGGCCAAACGGCTCCGGGAAGTCGACAGCGCTACGTTGCGTGTACCGCGCGCTGAAACCCTCCAGCGGCGTGGTGCGGGTCGGCGGGGATCAGATCTGGCAGCTCCCACTTCGGGAAAGCGCACAGCGGACGGCAGCGCTGACCCAGGAGAGTGGAGCGGATTTCGACTTCACCGTCGCCGAGGTGGTCGCTCTTGGCCGGACACCGCACACTCGCGGGAACGAACCTCTCAACGAGGCCGGGCGACAACTCTGCCAGCGCGCGATGCGACAGATGGATGTCCTGCACCTTGAGCACAGAGGGATCCTCGAACTCTCCGGCGGCGAGAAGCAGCGCGTCCTGATCGCCAGGGCGCTGGTGCAACAACCCCGGGTACTGGTCCTGGATGAACCGACCAACCACCTGGACCTCCGCCACCAGATCCAGATCCTGGGATACCTGCGACGCTGCGGCCTCACCGTCGTCGTCGTCCTCCACGACCTGAACCTCGCCGCAGCCGCCTGCGACCGGATCGGTGTTCTCGCGGACGGGCAGCTCATCGCCAACGGAACGCCCCGGGATGTGCTGACCGAAACCCTGATCGCTCAGGTTTTCGGCGTGCAGGTCTCCATCGTGAACCACCCGATCACCGACGACCCTCAACTGCTCTTCGATCTCACCGCCGAGCCCATGCAGCCCACCGCCGAGCCAGTCCCCACGATGAGAGGAACCCAGTGA
- a CDS encoding ABC transporter substrate-binding protein, whose amino-acid sequence MATAAGALLLAGCGAQIDAPDEGDDTASTVTVNRCGEAVEYTTPQRAVVYEGGSADKMFALGLANHVHGYVLPPANPPVSESPWAAEYESVEFLSDDLLNRELVVDANADFVVAGWNSGFSDSRGITPEILDTLGIQSFMHAESCFNYPGYPEEHTPFEGLYTDLERLGQIFDVEDRSADLVANYRQRVQAVQERAPEGDPINVFLYDSGTDKPFTAASQVPPNDIITFAGGVNIFGDVEARWTEATWEAVVEAEPEVIIILEYQDQPATEKIDFLKSNPATATLPAVVNENFYILDYNEAISSPRNIDGLERFADYLREYAESR is encoded by the coding sequence ATGGCGACCGCAGCAGGAGCACTCCTGCTGGCAGGATGCGGCGCACAGATCGACGCCCCCGACGAGGGGGACGACACAGCGTCGACCGTCACCGTCAACCGGTGTGGTGAAGCCGTGGAGTACACCACCCCACAGCGTGCCGTCGTCTACGAGGGGGGTAGCGCCGACAAGATGTTCGCACTAGGGCTGGCCAATCACGTGCACGGATATGTCCTCCCACCCGCGAACCCTCCGGTCAGCGAATCCCCGTGGGCGGCCGAGTACGAGAGCGTGGAGTTCCTCTCGGATGATCTCCTCAATCGCGAACTCGTCGTCGACGCGAATGCAGACTTCGTGGTCGCCGGGTGGAACTCTGGGTTCTCCGATTCGCGCGGTATCACCCCGGAGATTCTGGACACGCTCGGCATCCAGAGCTTCATGCACGCCGAATCGTGCTTCAACTACCCGGGCTACCCCGAAGAACACACCCCGTTCGAAGGCCTGTACACAGACCTTGAGCGCCTCGGCCAGATCTTCGACGTCGAGGATCGCTCGGCCGACCTCGTCGCCAACTACAGGCAGCGGGTCCAAGCGGTGCAGGAGCGGGCCCCGGAGGGCGACCCGATCAACGTCTTCCTGTACGACTCCGGCACCGATAAGCCTTTCACCGCAGCCAGCCAGGTCCCGCCGAACGACATCATCACCTTCGCCGGCGGAGTGAACATCTTCGGCGACGTCGAAGCGCGCTGGACCGAGGCCACCTGGGAGGCGGTGGTCGAAGCAGAACCCGAGGTGATCATCATCCTGGAGTATCAGGACCAGCCGGCCACGGAGAAGATCGACTTCCTGAAGTCCAACCCTGCGACGGCAACACTGCCCGCTGTGGTCAACGAGAACTTCTACATCCTCGATTACAACGAGGCGATCTCCAGTCCGCGAAACATCGATGGCCTCGAACGCTTCGCCGACTATCTCCGTGAGTACGCCGAGTCCCGGTAG
- a CDS encoding MFS transporter, which produces MLLAAVISLFPFTIFSTFLVPIAAAANEETSVVGMLRGLGGVAALVTGIGIAPLIARWSAPHTTAASLVMLSGTSLIATVGTLPTLIVFCVGIGAATAILTPTLLLTATTRYPNRGDSGRAATIVTATQSLAAVLAAPVIGGIALWRGWQGVLWITAIAASILAVFFLRASRVPRAGSAPRLPYAVSFAQLRHRHDLLALVAIAFLRTTAFMGYLAVLAAHYHDRFGLEPTAVTLVWTLSGASFFTGNFLAGRWARGGRRRQKLLLALGLIGAAIALIALFTTEVLAGALIATVLMGFCHAIVAALITTLIAERGDELTAAAYSINAAGMSLGVFTGALLAGAGLAFGGGGAIAWALGIPTLLALVFVPVATGRTAVHNGP; this is translated from the coding sequence GTGCTCCTCGCGGCCGTGATCAGCCTGTTCCCGTTCACGATCTTCTCCACCTTTCTCGTCCCGATTGCCGCAGCCGCGAATGAGGAGACGTCGGTGGTGGGGATGCTTCGGGGACTCGGCGGAGTCGCGGCGCTCGTCACCGGGATCGGGATCGCGCCACTGATCGCACGATGGTCAGCACCGCATACCACCGCCGCCAGCCTCGTGATGCTGTCCGGCACGAGCCTGATCGCCACCGTTGGCACGCTTCCAACTCTCATCGTCTTCTGCGTGGGTATTGGTGCGGCGACGGCGATCCTCACGCCCACGCTGCTCCTGACCGCGACCACCAGGTACCCGAACCGGGGCGACTCCGGACGGGCGGCAACGATCGTCACCGCCACACAGTCCCTCGCAGCAGTGCTTGCCGCGCCCGTGATCGGTGGAATCGCCCTCTGGCGCGGCTGGCAGGGCGTCCTGTGGATCACCGCCATCGCCGCCTCGATCCTCGCCGTGTTCTTCCTCCGGGCATCGCGAGTTCCCCGGGCCGGCAGTGCACCACGCCTTCCGTACGCGGTGTCCTTCGCGCAGTTGCGCCACCGCCACGATCTTCTCGCGTTGGTCGCGATCGCCTTCCTACGCACCACGGCGTTCATGGGCTACCTCGCCGTCCTCGCGGCGCACTACCACGACCGCTTCGGCCTCGAACCGACCGCAGTCACGCTCGTCTGGACCCTCAGCGGGGCGTCGTTCTTCACCGGTAACTTCCTCGCCGGCCGCTGGGCGAGAGGAGGTCGCCGTCGGCAGAAGCTGCTCCTCGCCCTGGGACTGATCGGGGCCGCCATCGCACTCATCGCTCTGTTCACCACAGAGGTCCTCGCCGGGGCGTTGATCGCGACGGTTCTGATGGGCTTCTGCCACGCCATCGTCGCAGCGTTGATCACCACGCTGATCGCAGAGCGGGGCGACGAGCTGACGGCAGCCGCCTACAGCATCAACGCGGCTGGGATGAGCCTGGGCGTGTTTACCGGCGCACTCCTCGCTGGGGCGGGACTCGCTTTCGGCGGAGGCGGTGCCATCGCGTGGGCGCTGGGCATCCCTACCCTTCTCGCACTAGTGTTCGTTCCAGTCGCCACTGGCCGAACAGCGGTCCACAACGGCCCGTGA